One part of the Chryseobacterium mulctrae genome encodes these proteins:
- a CDS encoding Gfo/Idh/MocA family protein — MLKAGLVGAGHLGKIHLRLLNQSDKYDFVGFHDKDVENGRKLEAEFGYKYFENFDELLDQIEMLDIVTPTLYHYDYALKAIEKGLHFFIEKPVTQTLEQAEEILSKCRENGIKAQVGHVERYNPAFIGAKDYIQNPMFIEIHRLAEFNPRGTDVSVVLDLMIHDLDILLSVVKSKVKNIHASGVCVVSKTPDITNARIEFENGCVANLTTSRISMKAMRKSRFFQKDAYISVDFLEKKAEVIRMKDAPENPTPFDMIIENAEGEKNQILFEYPNIQANNAILDELNSFADAILEDKNVEVSLEDGTEALKVALEIMKLIS, encoded by the coding sequence ATGTTAAAAGCAGGTTTGGTAGGCGCCGGACATTTGGGAAAAATACATTTAAGACTTCTTAATCAGTCAGATAAATACGATTTCGTAGGTTTCCACGATAAAGATGTAGAAAACGGAAGAAAGCTAGAAGCTGAATTCGGATATAAATATTTTGAAAATTTTGATGAATTATTAGATCAGATTGAAATGTTGGATATTGTAACACCAACACTTTATCATTATGATTATGCCCTGAAAGCTATCGAAAAAGGTCTTCATTTTTTCATTGAAAAACCTGTGACTCAAACTTTGGAACAAGCTGAAGAAATCCTTTCAAAATGTCGTGAAAACGGCATCAAAGCACAGGTTGGTCACGTTGAAAGATACAATCCTGCATTTATTGGAGCAAAAGATTACATTCAGAATCCTATGTTTATTGAAATTCACCGTTTGGCAGAATTTAATCCGCGTGGAACTGATGTTTCTGTAGTTTTAGACTTAATGATTCACGATCTTGATATTTTGTTGAGCGTTGTAAAATCAAAAGTAAAAAACATTCATGCAAGCGGCGTTTGTGTAGTAAGCAAAACTCCGGATATTACCAATGCAAGAATTGAGTTTGAAAACGGTTGTGTTGCCAATTTAACGACATCAAGAATTTCTATGAAAGCGATGAGAAAAAGTCGTTTTTTCCAGAAAGACGCTTATATTTCTGTTGATTTCTTAGAGAAAAAAGCTGAGGTGATCAGAATGAAAGATGCTCCTGAAAACCCTACTCCATTTGATATGATTATTGAAAATGCGGAAGGTGAAAAAAATCAGATCTTATTTGAATATCCAAATATTCAGGCAAACAATGCGATTTTAGATGAATTAAATTCTTTTGCTGATGCCATTTTAGAAGATAAAAATGTAGAAGTTTCTTTGGAAGACGGAACCGAAGCGTTGAAAGTAGCTTTAGAAATTATGAAACTGATTTCTTAA